One window from the genome of Nicotiana sylvestris chromosome 9, ASM39365v2, whole genome shotgun sequence encodes:
- the LOC104216957 gene encoding fruit-specific protein-like, producing MASFKQAFLLIALFVAITVNLSGSPKMQVMALRDLPEDVAMMKDKLLPLGDIVTCLKYCNVESDCSDGWLCYNCVPSAFQGWRSQCDKLTATGEGYFGTILRAKHNRI from the exons ATGGCGTCCTTTAAGCAAGCTTTTCTCTTGATTGCTCTCTTTGTTGCAATTACAG TTAATCTCTCTGGATCTCCTAAGATGCAAGTGATGGCTTTAAGAGACTTACCCGAAGATGTTGCAATGATGAAAGATAAATTACTTCCATTAGGTGATATAGTAACATGCTTGAAATACTGCAATGTCGAAAGCGATTGCAGTGATGGTTGGCTTTGCTACAATTGTGTTCCATCTGCATTTCAGGGATGGAGATCTCAATGTGACAAGCTTACTGCTACTGGTGAAGGTTATTTTGGAACTATACTTCGCGCTAAGCACAACAGAATATAA